One genomic window of Roseateles sp. DAIF2 includes the following:
- a CDS encoding ABC transporter substrate-binding protein, translating to MTKSQKIWAPLGALTLALCAAMPALAQQKSVAVATIVEHPALDAVRDGIQAALKEAGYENGKTLKWQYQSAQGNPGTAAQIVRKFVGDKPDVIVAIATPTAQASVAATKNVPVLFSAVTDPVAAKLVPNWEASKTNVSGVSDLLALDKQMELLQKVVPAAKRVGMVYNPGEANSVVVVKQLQVLLPKLGLSLVEAAAPRSVDVSSAARSLIGKVDVIYTNTDNNVVSAYESLVKVGTDAKIPLVASDTDSVKRGAVAALGINYRDLGEQTGRMAVRILKGEKPGDIKPELSTKLELYVNPGAAQKQGITLPEALVKSATEVVR from the coding sequence ATGACGAAGAGTCAAAAGATCTGGGCGCCGCTGGGCGCGCTGACCCTGGCCCTGTGCGCCGCGATGCCGGCCCTGGCACAACAGAAATCGGTGGCGGTGGCGACCATCGTCGAGCACCCGGCGCTGGACGCGGTGCGCGACGGCATCCAGGCCGCGCTGAAGGAGGCCGGCTACGAGAACGGCAAGACCCTGAAGTGGCAGTACCAGAGCGCCCAGGGCAATCCCGGCACCGCCGCGCAGATCGTGCGCAAGTTCGTCGGCGACAAGCCGGACGTGATCGTCGCGATCGCGACCCCGACCGCGCAGGCCTCGGTGGCCGCGACCAAGAACGTGCCGGTGCTGTTCTCGGCGGTGACCGATCCGGTGGCGGCCAAGCTGGTGCCGAACTGGGAGGCCTCGAAGACCAATGTCAGCGGCGTCTCCGACCTGCTGGCGCTGGACAAGCAGATGGAGCTGCTGCAGAAGGTCGTGCCCGCGGCCAAGCGCGTCGGCATGGTCTACAACCCCGGCGAGGCCAACTCGGTGGTGGTGGTCAAGCAGCTGCAGGTCCTGCTGCCCAAGCTGGGCCTGAGCCTGGTCGAGGCGGCCGCGCCGCGCTCGGTGGACGTCAGCAGCGCCGCGCGCAGCCTGATCGGCAAGGTCGACGTGATCTACACCAACACCGACAACAACGTGGTCTCGGCCTACGAGTCCCTGGTCAAGGTCGGCACCGACGCGAAGATCCCGCTGGTCGCCTCCGACACCGACAGCGTCAAGCGCGGCGCCGTCGCGGCGCTGGGCATCAACTACCGCGACCTGGGCGAGCAGACCGGCCGCATGGCGGTGCGCATCCTGAAGGGCGAGAAGCCCGGCGACATCAAGCCCGAGCTGAGCACCAAGCTGGAGCTCTATGTGAACCCGGGCGCGGCGCAGAAGCAGGGCATCACCCTGCCGGAGGCCCTGGTCAAGTCGGCGACCGAAGTCGTCCGATAA
- a CDS encoding LysE family translocator has protein sequence MDFASWLAFVGVALVVAFSPGPAVLLAISNSLAHGAGRAMIGALGNALGLLIVAAAATLGLGALLQTSATAFLLLKLVGAAYLIYLGVRQWRQRASAFDGIDEAAAARERPSARRLFANGLTVALTNPKAILFFTALFPQFLREASPASEQFLVLVLSFSGCVVLAHGFYVLLARALRRRLSSARRVQALNRLFGAGFVAIGVSLLGLRAKAVA, from the coding sequence ATGGATTTCGCAAGCTGGCTGGCCTTTGTCGGCGTGGCCCTGGTGGTGGCGTTCTCGCCCGGGCCGGCGGTGCTGCTGGCGATCTCCAACTCGCTGGCTCATGGCGCGGGCCGCGCGATGATCGGCGCGCTGGGCAATGCGCTGGGCCTGCTGATCGTCGCCGCCGCCGCGACCCTGGGCCTGGGCGCGCTGCTGCAGACCTCGGCCACCGCCTTCCTGCTGCTGAAGCTGGTCGGCGCGGCCTACCTGATCTATCTGGGCGTGCGCCAATGGCGCCAGCGTGCCAGCGCCTTCGACGGCATCGACGAGGCCGCCGCGGCGCGCGAGCGGCCCTCGGCGCGGCGCCTGTTCGCCAACGGCCTGACGGTGGCGCTGACCAACCCCAAGGCCATCCTGTTCTTCACCGCGCTGTTCCCGCAGTTCCTGCGCGAGGCCTCGCCGGCCTCCGAGCAGTTCCTGGTGCTGGTGCTGAGCTTCTCCGGCTGCGTCGTGCTGGCCCATGGCTTCTATGTGCTGCTGGCCCGCGCGCTGCGCCGCCGCCTGAGCAGCGCGCGCCGCGTGCAGGCGCTGAACCGGCTGTTCGGCGCCGGCTTCGTCGCGATCGGCGTCAGCCTGCTGGGCCTGCGCGCGAAGGCGGTCGCCTAA
- a CDS encoding LysR family transcriptional regulator gives MSLNLDQLRTFVTVLDCGSFSAAAERLEITQPAVSQQIRSLERRLGVPLIERVGRSLRPTAAGAELLAHAGGIEVSVAAALAAVAGRAEGVRGLVRLGSGATACIHLLPPLLQGLRRRCPELEITVSTGNTAQIARAVEDNQLDLGLVTLPLAGRAFEITPLLEDEFVAIAPAAMALPAHVTARALAQRPLLLFEPGGNTRRLADAWLARGGAARLKPAMALGSVEAIKALVAAGLGCALVPGMALREPAARAGLQLRPLSPRLSRRLALVMRRDKRLTAPVNELRRALLELGDV, from the coding sequence ATGAGCCTCAACCTCGACCAGCTGCGGACCTTCGTCACCGTGCTGGACTGCGGCAGCTTCTCGGCCGCGGCCGAGCGGCTGGAGATCACGCAGCCGGCCGTCAGCCAGCAGATCCGCAGCCTGGAGCGGCGCCTGGGCGTGCCGCTGATCGAGCGGGTCGGGCGCAGCCTGCGGCCCACCGCCGCGGGCGCCGAGCTGCTGGCCCATGCCGGCGGCATCGAGGTCAGCGTGGCCGCGGCGCTGGCGGCGGTGGCCGGGCGGGCCGAGGGCGTGCGCGGCCTGGTGCGCCTGGGCAGCGGCGCCACCGCCTGCATCCATCTGCTGCCGCCGCTGCTGCAGGGCCTGCGCCGGCGCTGCCCCGAGCTGGAGATCACGGTCAGCACCGGCAACACCGCGCAGATCGCGCGCGCGGTCGAGGACAACCAGCTGGACCTGGGCCTGGTGACCCTGCCGCTGGCGGGTCGGGCCTTCGAGATCACGCCGCTGCTGGAGGACGAGTTCGTCGCGATCGCGCCGGCCGCGATGGCGCTGCCGGCCCACGTCACCGCGCGGGCGCTGGCGCAGCGGCCCTTGCTGCTGTTCGAGCCGGGCGGCAACACGCGCCGGCTGGCCGATGCCTGGCTGGCGCGAGGCGGCGCGGCGCGGCTGAAGCCGGCGATGGCCCTGGGCAGCGTCGAGGCGATCAAGGCCCTGGTGGCCGCCGGGCTGGGTTGCGCGCTGGTGCCGGGCATGGCGCTGCGCGAGCCCGCGGCGCGCGCCGGGCTGCAGCTGCGGCCGCTGTCGCCGCGCCTGAGCCGCCGGCTGGCGCTGGTGATGCGGCGCGACAAGCGCCTGACCGCGCCGGTCAACGAGCTGCGGCGCGCCCTGCTGGAACTGGGGGACGTTTAG